ATATGAAACTCCTTAATGGTCATAAAAAAGGGATAGATGCTTTATTGCATGGAGTGATCATGACGGCTGGGACGCTTGCAGATTTGTCACGATTCACCTAAATAAGGCTTATGCCCAATTTTGGTGCTTAGATATGCCCCATTTTCGTTCATTTTGGTGCATATGCAGCATTGTTAGACGGTTTCGGCTGTTTTTAGCCCAACAACTTAAAATAGATTCCGTATCTTTTAAGCAAATTCCAATAGAACGGCGGTCAGCATCATGCAAAAACCAGGTGAAATCCTAGAACAAATCCAGCGCATTGCTAGTGATATGCAGAACAAGGTTGGGGATGCTATTCGCAATTCACCAGCACAAGAGATTGAAAAGAATGTGCGCGCCATGATGAATCAAGGTTTTCAGAAAATGGACTTAGTGACTCGCGAAGAGTTTGAGTTGCAATCTAAAGTATTAGCTAAGACCAGAGAAAAGTTGGAAGCTCTCGAAGCTAAAGTAGCTGCTCTAGAAAAGTCTTAAACAGTATTGAGTTTCATCTAGAAACTATTCCGGATGAAACTCATCAAAAAAATTTGAGTACGCCTCTTCAGAGAAAAATGTTTTGGCATCTACACGAGCTGATGCAGTGTGCAAAACTGAGACCTGATAAATCCAAGCCCCATTATCTGGCGTCATTCTGGTGATCCAACGAACCCGCATTGACTGCTCTATCCTGCCAGAAGATTTAAATTCTAAAAAATAATCTTTAGTAGCTGCGCGCTGTTTATTTGCAGTCCGATATAGAGCTTCAACACTAACAGCACTTTGCTGATTTACATTTGCGCGGCTAAATAAGTTTCCTTGCAACTGCTCCAATAAATTGGGCGCCAAGCTTACTTGATCTTTACTAAAACGAATCGCACTCACCGAATAAATATCATCATCAATCTTTACCGCTTCTAAAGTTTGTGGAATTTCTTGGTTTTGATATGGCAGTCGTCGCTCAATCTTTTCAGGCTTACCCGGAAAGAGGGCACTGTAAGCCTCTTGTGGAGACTGCACAGTCCGCCAATCTAATTTAGGACTACATGCAGCAAGTAAAAATACAAGCGCTAGAACTACACCAAACTTTTGAAGCATGGGTTTAGATAACACCTGCGCTATGTGCTTGTTCGTCAGCATGGTAGCTAGAGCGCACCATCGCGCCCACGGCAGCATGGGAGAAGCCCATTGCGTATGCCTCTTCCTCGAATTGCTTAAACACATCTGGATGGACGTAACGCTGAACTGGGAGGTGATGACCTGACGGCGCTAGGTACTGACCAATTGTCAGCATATCGATATTGTGCTCACGCATATCACGCATCACCGCCAAGATCTCTTCATCTGTCTCGCCCAATCCCACCATCAAACCACTCTTAGTTGGAATGTGTGGAAAGCGCTCTTTAAAGTCTTTTAATAATTTCAAGGAGTGCGCATAGTCTGCGCCAGGACGTGCTTGCTTATACAAACGCGGTACGGTTTCTAGATTGTGATTCATCACATCTGGCAGGCCTTTTGGCGCG
This genomic stretch from Polynucleobacter corsicus harbors:
- a CDS encoding accessory factor UbiK family protein yields the protein MQKPGEILEQIQRIASDMQNKVGDAIRNSPAQEIEKNVRAMMNQGFQKMDLVTREEFELQSKVLAKTREKLEALEAKVAALEKS